From Oryza sativa Japonica Group chromosome 4, ASM3414082v1, one genomic window encodes:
- the LOC4336434 gene encoding psbQ-like protein 3, chloroplastic: MALQLAAQALSAILLSGAQPSSRRATPPGNGQRSRRPPATGRRRLAASLLASQLLLLPAAATSVAGAFEFDLRITVPEQSGEEAEAVVKLHARNLVRVKGLIDARSWRELQAALRSSAANLKQDLYAIIQASPASRRPELRRLYSDLFNSVTSLDYAARDKDELRVQEYYSNMITSLDEIFSKIM; this comes from the exons ATGGCATTGCAGCTCGCTGCCCAAGCGCTCTCCGCGATCCTCCTGTCCGGCGCCCAGCCGAGCAGCAGACGCGCGACACCGCCCGGAAACGGCCAACGGAGTCGGAGACCGCCAGCCACCGgcaggcggcggctggcggcgtcGCTCCTCGCgtcccagctgctgctgctgcccgcggcggcgaccagcgTCGCCGGCGCGTTCGAGTTCGACCTGAGGATCACTGTGCCGGAGCAgtccggcgaggaggccgaggccgtcGTGAAGCTCCACGCGAGGAACCTGGTGCGCGTCAAGGGGCTCATCGACGCCAGGTCGTGGAGGGAGCTGCAGGCGGCGCTCCGGTCCAGCGCCGCCAACCTCAAGCAGGACCTCTACGCCATCATCCAGGCGAGCCCGGCGAGCCGGCGGCCGGAGCTCCGGCGGCTCTACTCCGACCTCTTCAACAGCGTCACCAGC CTAGATTATGCGGCCAGGGACAAGGATGAGCTCCGAGTTCAGGAATACTACAGCAACATGATCACAAGCCTCGACGAGATTTTTTCCAAGATCATGTAG
- the LOC4336432 gene encoding photosynthetic NDH subunit of lumenal location 3, chloroplastic, protein MDCGIELKGCICRINNCAVELFSMEEDLVIDDEDSWDLLARDLRLKATFLYIDLGRVICSCEIDEHKKMLTGLANKFFYFMDELTNAVSSRSIPLMQVCYSDTTLLLREVLSALVPSQ, encoded by the exons ATGGATTGTGGGATTGAATTGAAGGGCTGCATTTGTCGGATCAACAACTGCGCTGTTGAACTCTTCTCAATGGAGGAGGACTTGGTGATTGATGATGAGGACTCGTGGGACCTTCTTGCGAGGGATCTTCGGTTGAAGGCTACATTCTTGTACATTGACCTCGGCCGTGTGATTTGCTCCTGTGAGATTGATGAACACAAGAAGATGCTCACCGGTTTAGCGAACAAGTTTTTCTACTTCATGGATGAG TTGACGAATGCAGTGAGCAGCAGAAGCATCCCCCTCATGCAGGTGTGCTACAGTGATACGACTCTTCTTCTCCGCGAGGTGCTCTCCGCCCTTGTGCCCTCCCAGTAA